Within the Mumia flava genome, the region GTCTCCAGCGGGACGGTCGCGGACTCGTTCTGCAGCCCGTCGCGCGGACCGACCTCGTAGATCGTGACGGACTCGGGCAGGTCCGGGTCACGGTAGGTCGTCGGCAGTCCGTTCGTCTCGATCATCACGCCTCCTGCGCACCCTCGGCCGGCTCGACCGTCACGAGCAGGTCACCCAGCGCGACCGACGCCCCGGCCACGGCACGGACGTCGGTCACGACCCCGTCGTACGGAGCCTTCAGGGCCAGCTCCATCTTCATCGCCTCGACGACCGCGAGCACCTGACCGGCCGCGACCGGGTCACCGACCCCGACGTCGACGGCGAGGACCGTGCCCGGCATGGGCGCCACCACGTCGGCGTCCCCGGCCTGCTCGGCGCCCGGGTCACGCGCCGGGTCGGGGTGCCGGAAGTGCCAGGTCTGGCCGTCGACGACCACGTCCACGCCGTCGGAGCGGACCTCGCTCACGACCCGCTGCGGCCCGGCGGGCCCGACCGTCACCTCGTGGTGCTCACCGTCGGGGCCGACCAGCTCGACCCGCAGGCCGGCGGCCGGTCCGCTGGAACGCCACCCGTCGGCGGTGCCGAAGGGATCGTCGCCCGGCGCCGCGTACCGGTCGGCCCATGCGCGGCCTGCAGCCTCGACCGCCGCGCCGGGGACGTCGGGCCGTCGGAGCAGCGGCTCTGCCTGCTCGGAGTCGAGCCAGGCCGTGTGCACGGCGCCACCGGCGAACTCGGGCGAGTCGACCAGGCGGCGCAGGAACCCGACGTTGGTCGTGATCCCGAGGACCGCCGTGGCCCCGAGCGCGTCGCGCAGCGCCAGGCGTGCGGCCTCGCGATCGGCGCCGTACGCGATCACCTTGCCGAGCATCGGGTCGTACGCCGTGGTGACGACGCTGCCGGACTCCAGCGCGGCGTCCACCCGCACCCGCTCCGGCCACACCACCGAGGTCGCGCGACCGGCCTGCGGGAGGAACCCCGCGTACGGATCCTCGGCGTAGACGCGGGCCTCGATCGCGTGACCCGAGGTGACGACGTCGGACTGCGCCAGGCCGAGCGTGCGGCCCTGGGCCACCCGCAGCTGGAGCGCGACCAGGTCGAGCCCCGTGACGGCCTCGGTGACGGGGTGCTCGACCTGGAGCCGCGTGTTCATCTCGAGGAACGCGATCTGCTCCTCGCCGCTCGGAGAGTCGAACACGAGGAACTCGACCGTGCCCGCGTTGACGTAGCCGACCTCGTGGCACAGCGCGACCGCCGCGTCGGTGAGCCGCCGGCGGGTCCGGTCGGCGATCGTCGGCGCCGGTGCCTCCTCGAGGACCTTCTGGTGGCGCCGCTGCGCGGAGCAGTCCCGCTCGCCCAGGTGCACGACCGTGCCGTGCTCGTCACCGATCACCTGCACCTCCACGTGGCGGCCACGCTCGACGTACTGCTCGACGAGCAGCGTCGGGTCGCCGAACGCCGCGACCGCCTCACGACCGGCGGCGGCGATCGCGTCCGGGAGGTCACCGGCAGCGCGGACGACCCGCATGCCCTTGCCGCCACCACCCGCGGCCGCCTTGACCAGCACAGGGAAGCGCACGTCGCCCACGACGGTGTCGCCGTCGAGCTCCCACCGGTCGGTGACCGCGACACCCGCCCGCTCCGCGAGATCGCGAGCGCGGTCCTTGCGGCCCATCACCTCGATCACCTCGGCGCTCGGCCCGACCCACACCAGGCCGGCTTCGGCGACCGCCGCCGCGAACCCGGCGTTCTCCGACAGGAACCCGTACCCGGGGTGCACGGCGCCGGCACCGCTGCGACGCGCGGCGTCGAGCAGGTCGTCGATCGCGAGGTACGAGCCGATCGGCTCGGCGGCGTCGGCGAGCCGGACGTGCGGCGCCGACGCGTCGTTCTCGGCGTAGACGGCGACGGTCCGCAGACCCTCGGCGCGGGCGGCGCGGACGATCCGCAGCGCGATCTCGCCGCGGTTCGCGACGAGGAGGGTGGAGAAGCGGGGGGCGGCGGGGTCTCGATCGCTCGCTCCGCTCGCGCCTCGACCAGCGGGCGCACCACCGCTGGTCGAGGCGGGGCCGAGGGACGAGGCCCCGATCGAGACCCCCCCAGCGGGAGGGGACGCGGGAGTCGGTGTCGTCATCGTGCTCACATCCGGAAGATGCCGTAGGACGGCTCGGGGATCGGGGCGTTCGAGGCGACCTGGAGGGCCATCCCGAGCACGCGGCGGGTGTCGGCGGGGTCGATGATGCCGTCGTCCCAGAGCCGCGCGGTCGAGTAGTACGCGGACCCCTGCTCGGCGTACTGAGCCCGGATCGGGTCCTTGAACGCCTCCTCGTCCTGCGCGCTCCACTCGCCGCCACGCGACTCGATGCCGTCGCGCCGCACGGTCGCCAGCACGGACGCGGCCTGCTCGCCACCCATCACCGAGATCTGGGCGTTCGGCCACATCCACAGGAACCGCGGGTCGTACGCACGCCCGCACATGCCGTAGTTGCCGGCGCCGTACGACCCGCCGATCACCACCGTCATCTTCGGGACCACCGACGACGCGACCGCGGTGACGAGCTTGGCGCCGTCCTTCGCGATCCCGCGGTTCTCGTACTCGCGGCCGACCATGAAGCCGGTGATGTTCTGGAGGAACACGAGCGGGACGCCGCGCTGGTTCGCGAGCTCGACGAAGTGCGCCCCCTTGAGCGCGGACTCGGCGAAGAGGATCCCGTTGTTCGCGACGATCGCGACCGGGTAGCCCCAGATCCGGGCGAAGCCGCAGACGAGCGTGTCCCCGTAGAGCGGCTTGAACTCGTGGAACGCCGATGCGTCGACGACCCGGCGGATCACCTCGCGCACGTCGTACGGCGTGCGCGGGTCGGCCGGGACGACGTCGTCGAGCGTCGCGGGGTCCTCGAGCGGATCGGCGACCTCGACCTGGGTCAGGCTCGGCGGGTCGCGCCGCTCGAGCGTGGCGACGATCGAGCGGACGATCGCGAGCGCGTGCGCGTCGTCGTCGGCGAGGTGGTCGACGACCCCGGACGTACGGGCGTGCACGTCGCCGCCACCCAGCTCCTCGGCGGTGACCACCTCGCCGGTCGCGGCCTTCACCAGGGGCGGGCCGCCGAGGAAGATCGTGCCCTGGTCGCGCACGATCACCGTCTCGTCGCTCATGGCGGGGACGTAGGCGCCGCCGGCCGTGCACGATCCCATCACCGCGGCGACCTGCGCGATGCCCTGCGCCGACAGCTGCGCCTGGTGGTAGAAGATCCGGCCGAAGTGCTCACGGTCCGGGAAGACCTCGTCCTGCATCGGGAGGTACGCGCCGCCGGAGTCGACCAGGTAGAGGCACGGCAGGTGGTTGTCGGCGGCGATGGTCTGGGCGCGCAGGTGCTTCTTCACCGTCATCGGGTAGTACGTGCCGCCCTTGACCGTGGCGTCGTTCGCGACGACCACGCACTCGCGACCCGAGACCCGTCCGATCCCGGCGACCACCCCGGCGCTCGGGACGGCGTAGGGGTCCGCGTCCTGGGCGTGCGGGTCGCCGTACATGCCGTACGCCGCGAGCGGGGCGATCTCGAGGAACGGGGAGCCGGGGTCGAGCAGGTGGTCGACCCGGTCGCGCACGAGCATCTTCCCGCGGGACTCGTGCTTCGCGCGGGCGGCGGCCGAGCCCCCGTCGCGGACCCGGTCGAGACGCTCGCGCAGCACCGCGACGGCGTCGCGCAGACCGGTGGGCGGGGCGTTGGTGGACATGCAGCGATGTTAACGATCGTTAACCTCCGACGCCAGCCGGCCGTACCGGCTCGGCGCCTCGGCCGCGCCGCCCGCGCGGTCAGACCAGGAGCAGCGTCTTCGCGATCGCCGTGCGGTCCTCGAGCCCGGCGTGCGCCAGCGCGGCCGCCTCGAGCGGGTAGCGCTGACGGATCAGCGGCGCCCAGCGGCCCGTCCGCAGCCGCTCGATCGCCTCCACCGTGAACCGACGCGTGGTCGCGGGGTCGGTCTGGGCGCCGGTGATCCCACGCACCTCGAGGCGGCGGCGCGCGACGTCGTCGGGCTCCGGGACCACGAACCCGCCGCCCGCGCCGTACCCGACGAAGCGTCCACCGTCGGCCAGCACGGCCAGCGCCTCGCGACCAGGGGCGCCGCCCGCCCCGTCCAGGACGACCGTGGGGGGCCCGCCGAGAGCCGCGACGGCCTTCTCCGACCAGGCCGGGCTCGTGTAGTCGACGGCGGCGGCACCGAGGTCCGCGACGACAGCGAGCTTGGCCGCACCCCGCGCCGCACCCACCACGTCGGCGCCGGTCGCGACCAGGTCCTGGACGAGCAGCGAGCCCGCACCGCCGGCGGCCGCGTTCACGACCACCCGGTCCTCGGGGCCGACCGCGGTGACCTCGACGAGCCGGAGCGCGGTCACGGCATCGCGCGACAGGGCGGCCGCCTGCTCGAGCGTGACGTCGTCCGGCACCGGGACGAGCACCGCGACGTCGACCCGCGCCAGCTCCGCGTACCCGCCCTGCGTGCCCGTCCGGGCGACGACCCGCCGGCCCCGCCACGCGTCGTCCACCCCGGGCCCGACCGACCGGACCCGCCCGGCGACCGCGCCGCCCGCGACGTACGGCAGGCTCATGCCCCACTCCTCGGCCAGGCCGCGTCGCAGCAGGGTGTCGAGGAAGATCACGTCGGCGATCTCCACGTCGACCACCACCTCGCCCGCACCGGCCTCGGGCGCCTCGACCTCGCTGACCTGGAGGACCTCCGGGCCCCCGAACCGTTCGACCTGCACTGCGCGCATCACGCCTCCTCCGACGAGGGTCCGCGGACCGGACCCGGGAGCCCAGCGTGCAACTTCATGTGCGCTTGAGGTCAACACCCGCTGACTCCGGTCGTGCTCCCGCGGCCGGGATCGATCGGTCCGCGGCGCTCAGAGCCACCCTCGCCGAGCCGCGACGACACCGAGCTGGAGTCGGGTCTCGACGTCGGCCGCCTCCATCAGCCGTGCGGTCCGGCGCTGCACCGTGCGGGACGACAGGCCCAGCCGGCTCGCGACCTTCTGGTCGGTCAGCCCGGCGTTCAGGAGACGCAGGATCGCGAGGTCGACACCGTTCAGCCCCGCGACGGACGCGTCACCGTCCCCCGCCCCGCCCAGCAGCGGCGCCGCCGTCTCCCACATCCGGTCGAACAGACCCAGCGTCAGGTCTCGCAAGCCTCCGCCGTGCACGACCAGCGCGCCCTCGGTCGCACCGTCGGCACGGCGCAGCGGGACCAGGGCCGTGTCCCGGTCCACGACGACCAGCCGACAGGGCGCGTGCCGGACCACCCGCACGTCGATCCGCCCGGTCGAGGCCCCCGAGAGCGCGGCCAGAAGTCCCGGCCGCTCCATCGCGCCCCGCTCGGCGACCGCCCGGAACCGGACCCCGCGCTCCAGGGCTCTGCGCTCCTCGACCAGATCGGGGTCCATGCCGGGGTGCGGCGCCGACTGGATGATCGTCATGACCTCGTCGCGCGCCGCACGGATCAGCTGGGTGATCCGGTGGCCGGCCGCCTCGGGTCCCGCCACCACGTCGACCGCGTCGACCGCGCCCCGGCCCTGACGGCCGCGCCGGTAGATCTCGTCGAGACGCTCGATCTCCTGCTGGGCGTCGACCAGGCCTCGCTGCTTCTCGACGACGCGGGCGGAGAGCCCCACGGACGGCGGGGCAGCGACCCAGCGCAACGGGCGACCGTGGGAGGCGTGCCGGATCACGAGCGCGTCCTGCTCCAGCAGCGTGATCGTGGCGACGATCTCCTCGACGGCGAGTCCGGTCACCTCGGCGACGTCGTCGTACGACGCGTTCGGCCGCTCGAGAAGGGCAAGGTAGACCCGGGACTCGTCGGTGGACAGGCCGAGGATCTCCAGCACGTGGCGCCTCCCGATGTGCGCTCGCCCTGCCGGATCATCCCACGCCGGCGGTGTCGGTCGCAGGGAGATCCGGTGATCTGTGAAGGTTCAAGATCACAGGGCGATAACGATTCCCCCGCCGACCGAGCCGGTCACCGACATGTCCGATTCGTCCATTCCAATCAGGGTGAATTCGTGGCAGATTTCTCGCTGCACGCCTCATCCGCGCGGCCCCCGTGACGCGGAGAGGCGTTTCGTGAGCGGACCCGAGACCGCTCACGAAGAGGAGCGGCCGGCGGTCCCCACCGTCGGCCGCTTCGTTCCTTGGAGGACCGCCTTGCTCCTAGCATGGGGCCACGATGACGACGAGGCGTGAGCAGATCCTGACGACCGCGGCGAGCCTGTTCGCCGAACGGGGCTTCCACGGCGTCTCCGTCCACGACATCGGAGCCGCGTGCGGGATCTCCGGCCCGGCGCTGTATCGCCACTTCGCCGGCAAGGACGCGATCCTCGACCACATGCTCGTCGAGATCAGCGAGACGCTGCGGGAGGGCGGTCGGCGGCGAGCGGCGCAGGCCGG harbors:
- a CDS encoding biotin carboxylase N-terminal domain-containing protein, producing MTTPTPASPPAGGVSIGASSLGPASTSGGAPAGRGASGASDRDPAAPRFSTLLVANRGEIALRIVRAARAEGLRTVAVYAENDASAPHVRLADAAEPIGSYLAIDDLLDAARRSGAGAVHPGYGFLSENAGFAAAVAEAGLVWVGPSAEVIEVMGRKDRARDLAERAGVAVTDRWELDGDTVVGDVRFPVLVKAAAGGGGKGMRVVRAAGDLPDAIAAAGREAVAAFGDPTLLVEQYVERGRHVEVQVIGDEHGTVVHLGERDCSAQRRHQKVLEEAPAPTIADRTRRRLTDAAVALCHEVGYVNAGTVEFLVFDSPSGEEQIAFLEMNTRLQVEHPVTEAVTGLDLVALQLRVAQGRTLGLAQSDVVTSGHAIEARVYAEDPYAGFLPQAGRATSVVWPERVRVDAALESGSVVTTAYDPMLGKVIAYGADREAARLALRDALGATAVLGITTNVGFLRRLVDSPEFAGGAVHTAWLDSEQAEPLLRRPDVPGAAVEAAGRAWADRYAAPGDDPFGTADGWRSSGPAAGLRVELVGPDGEHHEVTVGPAGPQRVVSEVRSDGVDVVVDGQTWHFRHPDPARDPGAEQAGDADVVAPMPGTVLAVDVGVGDPVAAGQVLAVVEAMKMELALKAPYDGVVTDVRAVAGASVALGDLLVTVEPAEGAQEA
- a CDS encoding carboxyl transferase domain-containing protein; the protein is MSTNAPPTGLRDAVAVLRERLDRVRDGGSAAARAKHESRGKMLVRDRVDHLLDPGSPFLEIAPLAAYGMYGDPHAQDADPYAVPSAGVVAGIGRVSGRECVVVANDATVKGGTYYPMTVKKHLRAQTIAADNHLPCLYLVDSGGAYLPMQDEVFPDREHFGRIFYHQAQLSAQGIAQVAAVMGSCTAGGAYVPAMSDETVIVRDQGTIFLGGPPLVKAATGEVVTAEELGGGDVHARTSGVVDHLADDDAHALAIVRSIVATLERRDPPSLTQVEVADPLEDPATLDDVVPADPRTPYDVREVIRRVVDASAFHEFKPLYGDTLVCGFARIWGYPVAIVANNGILFAESALKGAHFVELANQRGVPLVFLQNITGFMVGREYENRGIAKDGAKLVTAVASSVVPKMTVVIGGSYGAGNYGMCGRAYDPRFLWMWPNAQISVMGGEQAASVLATVRRDGIESRGGEWSAQDEEAFKDPIRAQYAEQGSAYYSTARLWDDGIIDPADTRRVLGMALQVASNAPIPEPSYGIFRM
- a CDS encoding zinc-binding dehydrogenase, which encodes MRAVQVERFGGPEVLQVSEVEAPEAGAGEVVVDVEIADVIFLDTLLRRGLAEEWGMSLPYVAGGAVAGRVRSVGPGVDDAWRGRRVVARTGTQGGYAELARVDVAVLVPVPDDVTLEQAAALSRDAVTALRLVEVTAVGPEDRVVVNAAAGGAGSLLVQDLVATGADVVGAARGAAKLAVVADLGAAAVDYTSPAWSEKAVAALGGPPTVVLDGAGGAPGREALAVLADGGRFVGYGAGGGFVVPEPDDVARRRLEVRGITGAQTDPATTRRFTVEAIERLRTGRWAPLIRQRYPLEAAALAHAGLEDRTAIAKTLLLV
- a CDS encoding helix-turn-helix domain-containing protein produces the protein MLEILGLSTDESRVYLALLERPNASYDDVAEVTGLAVEEIVATITLLEQDALVIRHASHGRPLRWVAAPPSVGLSARVVEKQRGLVDAQQEIERLDEIYRRGRQGRGAVDAVDVVAGPEAAGHRITQLIRAARDEVMTIIQSAPHPGMDPDLVEERRALERGVRFRAVAERGAMERPGLLAALSGASTGRIDVRVVRHAPCRLVVVDRDTALVPLRRADGATEGALVVHGGGLRDLTLGLFDRMWETAAPLLGGAGDGDASVAGLNGVDLAILRLLNAGLTDQKVASRLGLSSRTVQRRTARLMEAADVETRLQLGVVAARRGWL